One Carassius auratus strain Wakin unplaced genomic scaffold, ASM336829v1 scaf_tig00214898, whole genome shotgun sequence genomic window carries:
- the LOC113093146 gene encoding L-selectin-like, translating to MLVNGPKSWREAQSYCRQSYTELVSVRNQEENCQIQKLIPAGEVSYMGLFKDAFVWSDNSTSSFRNWDSGQPDGSGDCVVHLRRSRLWDDQDCSNTKPFFCYDRTVVRQILRLKVESDQNVNDPDLTATILQEIKQKMIYQGLSVHAYLQWKQQANGDVFQREEKTRKK from the exons ATGTTGGTCAATGGGCCGAAGTCCTGGAGAGAggctcagagttactgcagacaGTCTTACACAGAGCTGGTCAGCGTGAGGAACCAGGAGGAGAACTGTCAGATCCAGAAGCTGATTCCTGCAGGAGAAGTCTCATACATGGGGCTTTTCAAAGACGCTTTCGTCTGGTCCGATAACAGCACGTCTTCTTTCAGGAACTGGGATTCAGGTCAGCCGGATGGATCGGGAGACTGTGTGGTGCATTTACGAAGAAGCAGACTGTGGGATGATCAGGATTGCAGTAACACAAAGCCCTTCTTCTGCTACGACA GAACAGTGGTCAGACAGATACTGAGACTGAAGGTGGAATCGGATCAGAATGTGAATGATCCCGATTTAACGGCCACAATCCTTCAGGAG ATTAAGCAGAAAATGATATACCAGGGTTTGTCAGTGCATGCTTATCTGCAATGGAAGCAGCAAGCAAATGGAGACGTCTTCCAAAGAGAAGAGAAGACGAGAAAGAAATGA
- the LOC113093144 gene encoding E-selectin-like, protein MEQKLLLILMICGINCVTGLNTFMESYKNFYFVNEYKTFAEAQRYCREHYIDLVTLEDWADMKDLLALENVMSTDSAWIGLRKTGHEQWRWTDPELYKDGETEYRNWGPREPTNGSDEYCSVMDSIGNFRDTDFDKQC, encoded by the exons ATGGAGCAGAAGCTTCTTCTCATCCTCATGATCTGTGGAATAAACTGTGTTACAG GTTTGAACACCTTCATGGAGTCATATAAAAACTTCTACTTTGTGAATGAATACAAAACATTTGCTGAGGCTCAGCGATACTGCCGAGAGCATTACATTGATCTGGTGACTCTGGAGGACTGGGCAGACATGAAGGATCTTCTGGCTCTTGAAAACGTAATGAGCACTGACTCTGCCTGGATCGGACTGAGGAAAACAGGTCATGAGCAGTGGCGCTGGACTGATCCAGAGCTTTACAAGGATGGAGAAACTGAATACAGAAACTGGGGCCCACGTGAACCAACTAACGGTAGTGATGAATACTGTTCAGTAATGGACTCTATCGGAAACTTTCGAGACACAGATT TTGATAAACAGTGttga